From a single Bremerella alba genomic region:
- a CDS encoding BaiN/RdsA family NAD(P)/FAD-dependent oxidoreductase: MSENNTSNRADVAIVGGGAAGLFAAIWTARADAKRRIVILDGAKRIGAKILIAGGGRCNVTNEKVTPKDFSGSSPNTIKKVLNRFTQPQTIEFFAELGVRLKREPTGKLFPTTDKARTVLDAMLAEVDRLGIEICLNHRVENIRASSDESAQPSFEITGPWGHLVATKVILATGGKSVPQTGSDGHGLEMARRLGHELTPKTFPALVPLQLADGDPLKQLSGISLPTTLQLTEASGKRIETVHGDLLLTHKGLSGPAVLDISRHWIAASAERAVRLSVGWLPELSDQTLQADLQSLGRRSIRGYLRERLPDRLVDHLLAFCEIRPEQTGVDLTKLQRKSLVGVVLDYPLEVSGTLGFKVAEVTAGGVPLSQIDLKTMQSRIAAGLYLCGEICDVDGRIGGFNFQWAWSSGYVAGVSV; this comes from the coding sequence TTGAGTGAAAACAACACGTCAAACCGAGCCGATGTGGCCATTGTAGGTGGTGGTGCGGCCGGGCTGTTTGCTGCCATTTGGACGGCCAGGGCCGATGCCAAACGACGGATCGTCATTTTGGACGGGGCCAAACGCATTGGTGCAAAGATACTTATTGCAGGGGGAGGCCGCTGCAATGTGACCAACGAAAAGGTCACCCCGAAGGACTTTTCAGGCAGCTCCCCCAACACCATCAAGAAAGTCTTGAACCGGTTCACCCAGCCCCAAACGATCGAATTCTTCGCCGAGCTAGGCGTGCGGCTAAAACGCGAGCCGACCGGCAAGCTGTTTCCCACGACCGATAAAGCACGCACCGTTCTCGACGCCATGCTGGCCGAAGTCGATCGCCTGGGAATCGAGATCTGTTTGAATCACCGCGTCGAGAACATCCGGGCTTCATCCGATGAATCCGCGCAGCCGTCGTTCGAGATCACCGGTCCTTGGGGACACTTAGTCGCCACGAAGGTGATCTTGGCCACCGGAGGCAAGAGCGTCCCTCAGACAGGCAGCGACGGACATGGCCTGGAAATGGCTCGCCGATTGGGGCACGAGCTAACCCCGAAGACCTTCCCTGCCCTGGTCCCTTTGCAGCTTGCCGACGGCGATCCTCTGAAACAGCTTTCCGGTATCTCGCTGCCGACCACGCTTCAGCTGACCGAGGCCAGCGGAAAACGCATTGAAACGGTTCACGGAGACCTGCTGCTCACGCACAAGGGCCTTTCGGGGCCAGCCGTTTTAGACATAAGCCGCCACTGGATCGCCGCTTCAGCCGAACGAGCGGTGCGGCTGAGCGTCGGCTGGTTGCCTGAGCTCTCTGACCAAACGCTGCAAGCCGACCTGCAATCGCTTGGACGTCGTTCGATTCGCGGCTATCTGCGCGAGCGTCTGCCTGATCGGCTCGTCGATCACTTGCTGGCATTTTGCGAAATCCGGCCTGAGCAAACGGGCGTCGACCTGACTAAGCTTCAGCGTAAGAGCTTGGTAGGTGTCGTCCTCGACTATCCGTTGGAGGTCTCCGGAACGCTGGGTTTCAAGGTCGCCGAGGTGACAGCCGGCGGTGTTCCCCTTTCGCAAATCGACCTGAAGACAATGCAATCGAGGATTGCGGCAGGCCTGTATCTGTGCGGTGAGATCTGCGATGTCGATGGACGCATTGGCGGATTCAACTTCCAGTGGGCCTGGTCGAGCGGCTACGTCGCGGGAGTTTCTGTCTGA
- a CDS encoding c-type cytochrome yields the protein MMERIFAILILVAVILPCGLVAEDRAAGDRMGDPQAGYEHLINTPYLPPYFDQETFDNVWRVWPKTLRDQAEQADADQRRQMAFERYGLTGRVEDPTKPLQYVVDKKGTWTLNCFSCHGGQVDGKTIAGLPNNRFDFAGITDEIRLTKALLGKKLVPTDYSSLVFPMGNNKGTTNAVNFGVALLSLRDADLKLVPGASFPKMLHHDMEPPPWWHFVKKENLYLDGFAPKGHRGLLQFTLVKENKAQAFRDREEDFRDVYAYLNSLEAPKYPGSVDQAQAKQGRIVFHNHCSECHGTHGENADYPERMVPIDVVKTDRARLDSLSPAHREGYGQSWFNSYGQQAGLIADPAGYVAPPLDGVWATAPYLHNGSVPTLWHLLHPDERPKLWRWKSLGYDHQRMGISVEVLDEVPRGLSSIERREVFDTSRFGKSASGHDFPNVLNDTEKADLLEYLKTL from the coding sequence ATGATGGAGCGAATCTTCGCTATTCTGATTTTGGTCGCGGTGATCTTGCCGTGCGGTCTGGTCGCGGAAGATCGTGCTGCAGGCGATCGTATGGGCGATCCTCAAGCCGGGTACGAACACCTAATCAATACGCCCTATCTGCCCCCTTATTTCGATCAAGAGACCTTCGACAACGTCTGGCGGGTCTGGCCCAAAACGCTTCGCGATCAGGCCGAACAGGCCGATGCTGACCAGCGGCGGCAAATGGCTTTCGAACGTTACGGTCTGACGGGACGTGTCGAGGACCCCACCAAACCGCTGCAGTATGTGGTCGATAAAAAAGGGACGTGGACGCTTAATTGCTTCTCGTGTCATGGGGGGCAAGTCGACGGTAAAACCATCGCTGGTCTGCCCAATAATCGTTTCGACTTCGCCGGAATCACGGACGAAATCCGTCTGACTAAGGCCCTGCTCGGCAAAAAACTGGTGCCGACAGATTACAGCTCTCTGGTCTTTCCGATGGGTAACAACAAAGGAACGACCAATGCCGTGAACTTTGGTGTGGCCTTGTTGTCGCTGCGGGATGCCGATCTGAAACTAGTCCCGGGGGCCAGCTTTCCCAAGATGTTGCATCACGATATGGAGCCTCCGCCGTGGTGGCATTTTGTGAAAAAGGAGAACCTCTACCTCGATGGTTTTGCGCCCAAGGGGCATCGAGGGCTGCTTCAATTTACGCTCGTCAAGGAAAACAAGGCCCAGGCGTTTCGTGACCGCGAAGAGGACTTTCGCGATGTTTACGCCTATTTGAATTCGCTTGAAGCACCCAAGTACCCCGGTAGTGTCGATCAGGCCCAGGCCAAGCAAGGGCGTATCGTCTTTCATAATCATTGCAGCGAGTGCCACGGCACCCACGGCGAAAACGCAGACTATCCCGAACGCATGGTGCCGATCGACGTAGTGAAGACCGATCGGGCCCGTCTCGATTCGCTCTCGCCGGCACATCGCGAAGGATACGGCCAGAGCTGGTTTAATTCGTATGGTCAGCAGGCCGGCTTGATTGCCGATCCCGCCGGTTATGTCGCCCCTCCGCTGGATGGCGTGTGGGCGACGGCTCCTTATCTTCATAACGGCTCGGTACCCACCTTGTGGCATCTGCTGCATCCAGACGAGCGGCCCAAGCTTTGGCGCTGGAAGAGCCTGGGTTACGATCACCAACGAATGGGTATTTCGGTCGAAGTGCTCGATGAGGTTCCCCGCGGGCTGTCTTCGATCGAAAGACGCGAAGTCTTCGATACGTCGCGGTTTGGTAAAAGTGCCTCCGGACACGACTTCCCAAATGTGCTGAACGACACGGAAAAAGCAGACCTCCTCGAGTATCTAAAAACCCTATGA
- the thiC gene encoding phosphomethylpyrimidine synthase ThiC, whose product MSTQLLAAKAGTITPEMEYVAKRENLSPELVRDEVASGRMVIPANTVHLQGGLEPMAIGLASTCKINANIGNSAVTSDLTGELDKLHVAVHHGADTVMDLSTGKNIDEIRAQIIAKSPVPIGTVPMYQMLENLGGNIEDMTPQHFLDMVEHQAKQGVDYMTIHCGILLEHLHLTTHRVTGIVSRGGSLIAKWMMAHRKQNPLYTSFDDLCDIMRQYDVTWSLGDSLRPGSLADASDDAQFSELDVLGELTKRGRANGTQVMVEGPGHVPMDQIEMNMKRQQEVCDGAPFYVLGPLVIDIAPGYDHITSAIGAAMAGWHGAAMLCYVTPKEHLGLPEADDVKQGVIAYKIAAHAADVARHRPGARDRDDALSRARFSFDWNEQFRLSLDPETAQAYHDQTLPQDTFKSAHFCSMCGPKYCSMKITEEIRQMASQDELIALDTEKGS is encoded by the coding sequence ATGTCGACGCAACTGCTTGCAGCGAAAGCGGGGACCATCACCCCGGAGATGGAGTATGTGGCCAAGCGGGAGAACCTCTCTCCTGAGTTGGTGCGAGACGAAGTCGCCTCGGGTCGCATGGTGATCCCAGCGAACACGGTTCACCTTCAAGGTGGCCTCGAGCCGATGGCGATCGGCCTCGCCTCGACATGTAAGATCAACGCGAACATCGGCAATAGCGCCGTGACGAGTGATCTGACTGGGGAGCTCGATAAGCTGCACGTCGCCGTTCATCACGGGGCCGATACGGTGATGGATCTTTCCACCGGAAAAAACATCGACGAAATTCGCGCTCAGATCATCGCGAAGAGCCCGGTCCCCATTGGTACGGTTCCGATGTACCAAATGCTGGAAAACCTGGGCGGCAACATCGAAGACATGACGCCGCAGCACTTCCTGGACATGGTCGAGCATCAGGCCAAGCAGGGGGTCGATTATATGACCATCCACTGCGGCATTCTGCTGGAACACCTGCACCTGACGACCCACCGCGTGACCGGTATTGTCAGCCGCGGCGGTTCGCTGATCGCTAAGTGGATGATGGCCCATCGCAAACAAAACCCGCTGTATACCAGCTTCGACGATCTGTGCGACATCATGCGTCAGTACGACGTGACCTGGAGCTTGGGCGATAGCCTGCGTCCTGGTTCGTTGGCCGATGCTTCCGACGACGCGCAGTTCTCGGAACTCGATGTCCTGGGCGAGCTGACCAAGCGTGGCCGTGCCAACGGAACGCAGGTTATGGTCGAAGGTCCGGGCCACGTGCCGATGGATCAGATCGAAATGAACATGAAGCGTCAGCAGGAAGTCTGCGACGGCGCTCCGTTCTATGTGCTTGGCCCGTTGGTGATCGACATTGCTCCTGGCTACGACCACATCACCAGCGCCATCGGCGCAGCCATGGCCGGCTGGCACGGGGCAGCGATGCTGTGCTATGTGACCCCGAAAGAGCATCTCGGTCTTCCAGAAGCTGACGACGTCAAGCAAGGCGTCATTGCCTACAAGATCGCTGCCCATGCGGCCGACGTGGCTCGACATCGCCCTGGGGCTCGTGATCGGGACGACGCGTTAAGCCGAGCCCGCTTCTCGTTCGACTGGAACGAGCAGTTCCGCTTGTCGCTCGATCCGGAAACGGCCCAGGCCTACCACGATCAAACCTTGCCGCAAGATACCTTCAAGAGCGCACACTTCTGCAGCATGTGCGGTCCGAAGTACTGCAGCATGAAGATCACCGAGGAAATCCGCCAGATGGCCTCGCAAGACGAATTGATCGCCCTGGATACCGAAAAGGGTTCTTAA
- a CDS encoding MFS transporter gives MDAPSNPYESPADDGTTVTIPDRLAGDPSFWATTATQFFGAFNDNIFKQLLLLVAVNQALQGKGETDYQGLAMVVFAAPFVLFAGPTGYLADKFSKTTIIRISKVLEIVAMAMGVAAFFWYDQLGMTGLLLVLAFMGFQSTLFAPAKYGILPELFHGRDLPKVNGVFLMTTFLAIIFGTVLAGILRDSLPGMLWMASLVCVAVAVIGTLTTIPIRRTSRATPNAKFTMQAIGIPKKTRQLFVQDRSILKALLASCMFWLCAGIVQQAVNSLGKVQLELSDTETSWLGGAIGLGIGLGCMLAGVLSSGKIEFRLVQIGAWGILLCLALMALPGGNHGHLLGLWGSLPVLVLMGIFTGMFSVPIQVYLQAKAPEDQKGQVIAEMSRANWLAIFLSGFLYSVFDQVLIWGDLARCYLFGFTLLIMLPVALFYHPQSETLESDKDTQ, from the coding sequence ATGGACGCGCCCTCAAATCCGTATGAATCGCCTGCCGATGACGGCACTACTGTTACGATCCCTGATCGCCTAGCTGGGGATCCGTCTTTCTGGGCGACAACGGCCACGCAGTTTTTCGGCGCGTTCAACGACAATATCTTTAAGCAACTGTTGCTGCTGGTGGCCGTGAACCAAGCCCTGCAAGGCAAAGGTGAAACCGATTACCAGGGGCTGGCCATGGTGGTCTTCGCGGCTCCTTTTGTGCTGTTTGCTGGGCCGACCGGTTATCTGGCCGATAAGTTCAGCAAGACGACCATCATTCGGATCTCGAAGGTGCTCGAGATCGTGGCGATGGCGATGGGGGTCGCGGCCTTCTTTTGGTACGACCAATTGGGGATGACCGGGCTGCTGCTGGTGTTGGCGTTCATGGGCTTTCAAAGCACCCTGTTCGCGCCGGCCAAGTATGGGATTCTGCCGGAACTGTTTCATGGCCGAGACCTGCCCAAAGTGAACGGCGTGTTCCTGATGACCACTTTCCTGGCGATCATCTTTGGAACCGTTCTGGCCGGAATTTTGCGAGATTCGTTGCCAGGCATGTTGTGGATGGCATCGTTGGTGTGCGTGGCGGTGGCGGTGATAGGTACGCTGACGACCATTCCCATTCGCCGGACCAGCCGGGCCACGCCCAATGCTAAATTCACGATGCAGGCCATCGGTATCCCTAAGAAGACCCGGCAACTGTTCGTGCAGGATCGCTCGATCTTGAAGGCCTTGCTGGCCTCGTGCATGTTCTGGCTGTGTGCGGGAATCGTGCAGCAGGCCGTCAATTCGCTGGGCAAAGTGCAACTCGAATTAAGCGATACCGAAACCAGTTGGCTCGGCGGGGCCATTGGGCTGGGGATCGGTTTGGGCTGTATGCTGGCCGGCGTACTGTCGAGCGGCAAGATCGAATTTCGCCTGGTGCAGATCGGTGCGTGGGGGATTTTGCTGTGCTTGGCCCTGATGGCGCTACCTGGCGGAAACCATGGTCATCTGCTGGGGTTGTGGGGCAGCTTGCCGGTGCTGGTGCTGATGGGGATTTTCACCGGGATGTTTTCGGTCCCGATACAGGTTTACTTGCAAGCGAAAGCCCCCGAAGACCAGAAGGGTCAGGTCATCGCCGAGATGTCGCGAGCCAATTGGCTCGCGATCTTTCTGTCAGGGTTCTTGTATTCGGTCTTCGATCAGGTTCTGATCTGGGGAGACCTGGCACGCTGTTATTTGTTTGGATTCACCCTACTCATCATGCTTCCGGTGGCTCTGTTTTATCACCCCCAATCGGAAACGCTCGAATCGGATAAGGATACCCAGTAA
- a CDS encoding SIS domain-containing protein, whose protein sequence is MLGASLDIAAYIDRFKAELDKLDQDQIKGWADLVYEAYENGKFVYIFGNGGSGCNSSHMAEDFGKSSLREKDLGDESLRRLKVLSLTDNVGWIMAVGNDIGYDQVFLQQVMNYGQEGDVVLAISGSGNSENILKAVDWSNRHGLKTLGLTGYGGGKLREMAHHSFHVPMDDMGMVESIHLAIFHWVLNDVFARINDEGRYAK, encoded by the coding sequence ATGCTCGGAGCATCTCTCGACATCGCGGCTTATATCGATCGCTTCAAGGCCGAACTCGACAAACTGGATCAAGACCAGATCAAAGGGTGGGCTGACTTGGTCTACGAGGCCTACGAGAACGGTAAGTTCGTCTACATCTTCGGCAACGGCGGAAGCGGCTGTAATTCAAGCCACATGGCCGAAGATTTCGGTAAGAGTTCGCTTCGCGAGAAAGACCTGGGCGACGAATCGCTGCGACGTCTGAAGGTGCTCAGCTTAACCGATAACGTTGGGTGGATCATGGCCGTGGGCAACGACATCGGCTACGACCAAGTCTTTCTGCAGCAGGTGATGAACTACGGTCAGGAAGGGGACGTTGTGCTGGCGATCAGTGGCAGCGGCAACAGCGAGAACATCTTAAAGGCCGTCGACTGGTCGAATCGGCACGGGCTCAAGACGCTCGGCCTGACCGGCTACGGCGGCGGAAAGCTCCGCGAGATGGCCCACCATAGCTTTCACGTTCCGATGGATGACATGGGCATGGTCGAAAGCATTCACCTGGCCATTTTTCACTGGGTGCTCAACGATGTGTTTGCTCGCATCAATGATGAAGGTCGTTACGCGAAATGA
- a CDS encoding ROK family protein, whose translation MKIIGVEIGGTKLQTTLADADTLESICSLREAIVPAKGAEGIRQQLEAMIHSLQSQHEVDAMGIGFGGPLDAKTGIITTSHQVTGWDQFPLAHWCRDQFDVPTVIRNDCDTAALAEATLGSGKGKQSSFYVTVGSGIGGGYVVDGQLIGTSRPAYGEIGHLRPGVLHSEAANTVEAESSGFGITEEVRHILQSTAAEDQGNDYWELMNCCDGSIEALTTQNIADAATNGNGIACAVLAEAVETLGWAIAQMITLMAPEVVVIGGGVSLMPEKLFLSPLRENVATYVFPPLAKSYEIVLAELGEAVVVQGALLLAKQSLEK comes from the coding sequence ATGAAAATCATCGGCGTAGAAATTGGTGGCACGAAACTGCAGACGACCCTGGCCGATGCCGATACGCTGGAATCGATTTGCTCGCTTCGCGAAGCGATTGTGCCGGCTAAGGGAGCCGAAGGGATACGTCAGCAGTTGGAAGCGATGATCCACTCGCTTCAGTCGCAGCATGAAGTCGATGCGATGGGCATCGGGTTCGGTGGCCCGCTCGATGCGAAGACCGGAATCATCACCACAAGTCATCAGGTTACAGGTTGGGATCAATTCCCGCTGGCTCACTGGTGTCGCGATCAGTTCGACGTCCCGACGGTAATTCGCAACGATTGCGATACGGCCGCACTCGCCGAAGCGACCTTGGGCTCTGGCAAGGGAAAGCAAAGCTCGTTCTATGTAACCGTGGGCAGTGGCATTGGGGGAGGGTACGTTGTCGATGGGCAGCTTATCGGCACGTCGCGACCGGCGTACGGAGAGATCGGTCATCTGCGTCCTGGTGTGCTGCATTCGGAAGCGGCGAACACGGTCGAGGCAGAATCGTCCGGCTTCGGCATCACCGAGGAAGTTCGCCACATCCTGCAAAGCACTGCTGCTGAAGATCAGGGGAACGACTATTGGGAATTGATGAACTGCTGCGATGGAAGTATCGAGGCCCTCACCACGCAAAACATTGCCGACGCCGCTACCAATGGAAACGGCATTGCCTGTGCGGTTTTGGCCGAGGCGGTCGAGACGCTGGGTTGGGCGATCGCTCAGATGATTACGCTAATGGCACCCGAAGTTGTGGTGATCGGCGGAGGTGTGTCGCTCATGCCAGAGAAGCTTTTCCTGTCGCCGCTGCGAGAAAACGTCGCGACGTATGTCTTTCCGCCACTGGCCAAAAGTTACGAGATTGTTCTGGCGGAATTAGGAGAAGCGGTAGTGGTGCAAGGGGCGTTGCTGTTGGCGAAGCAGTCGTTGGAAAAGTAA
- a CDS encoding sulfatase codes for MLRALLPLLLSLISFSAIQAADRPNVLFIAVDDLRPELGCYGKSHIHSPNIDRLASQGTVFERAYCMVPTCGASRAALMTSIRPAPKRFVTHLASAEQEVPNITTLNTYFKDAGYTTISNGKIFHHPSDNAKGWTEEPWRPRAPSYKLPESIAARKTTPKRRGPAYESAEVEDDFYGDGKLANKTIEDLRRLKEQDEPFFLAVGFFKPHLPFVAPKKYWDLYDPDTISLPETYHRPKNAPDAAIHNSGELRAYAGIPKKGPVSEETALNMIRGYYACVSYTDANIGKLLDELDRLELADNTIVVLWGDHGWNLGEHTLWCKHSCFETSMHAPLIVKVPGKYAGQKTAALTEFVDVYPSLCQLCGLDIPAHCQGESFVPLLKDPSATGKPFAIGRFGAGDTIRTDKFRYTEYSSKQAEVYAKMLYDHQRDPQEDTNIARQPKRQEAVDELSEKLNKNKGK; via the coding sequence ATGTTGCGTGCACTTTTGCCCTTGCTGCTGTCGCTCATTTCGTTCTCAGCAATTCAGGCAGCCGATCGTCCTAATGTGTTATTTATTGCGGTCGATGACCTTCGCCCCGAGTTGGGCTGCTACGGCAAGTCACATATCCACTCTCCCAACATCGATCGCCTGGCGTCGCAGGGAACCGTCTTCGAGCGGGCCTATTGCATGGTTCCCACCTGTGGAGCCTCGCGGGCGGCGCTGATGACCAGCATTCGCCCTGCCCCCAAACGTTTTGTGACGCATCTTGCCTCGGCTGAGCAGGAAGTCCCCAACATCACTACGCTCAACACCTACTTCAAAGACGCCGGGTACACGACGATCTCCAACGGCAAGATCTTCCATCACCCTAGCGATAACGCTAAAGGCTGGACGGAAGAACCATGGCGACCACGTGCCCCTTCTTACAAATTGCCGGAAAGTATCGCCGCCAGGAAAACAACGCCCAAACGTCGAGGGCCTGCCTATGAATCGGCCGAGGTCGAAGACGACTTCTACGGCGACGGCAAGTTGGCCAACAAAACGATCGAAGACCTCCGTCGATTGAAAGAACAGGATGAACCGTTCTTCCTGGCCGTTGGCTTTTTCAAACCCCACCTCCCGTTCGTTGCGCCGAAAAAGTATTGGGACTTGTACGATCCCGACACGATCTCTTTACCCGAGACCTACCACCGTCCGAAAAATGCCCCCGACGCCGCCATCCATAACTCAGGCGAACTGCGGGCTTACGCTGGCATTCCTAAGAAGGGTCCCGTCAGCGAAGAAACGGCGCTCAACATGATTCGTGGCTACTACGCGTGTGTCAGCTACACCGATGCCAACATCGGCAAATTGCTGGATGAACTCGATCGCTTGGAACTGGCCGACAATACGATCGTGGTCCTGTGGGGCGATCATGGCTGGAACCTGGGCGAGCACACTCTCTGGTGCAAACACTCTTGTTTTGAAACTTCGATGCACGCCCCCTTAATCGTTAAAGTCCCAGGCAAATACGCCGGGCAGAAGACGGCCGCGTTGACTGAGTTCGTCGATGTCTATCCTTCGCTGTGCCAACTGTGCGGGCTCGATATCCCTGCACACTGCCAAGGCGAAAGCTTCGTGCCACTTCTGAAAGACCCCTCCGCCACCGGCAAACCATTTGCCATCGGACGTTTCGGGGCCGGCGATACGATTCGCACCGATAAGTTTCGCTATACCGAGTACTCCTCGAAGCAGGCAGAAGTGTACGCCAAGATGCTGTACGACCACCAACGCGACCCGCAAGAGGACACCAACATCGCTCGGCAACCCAAACGCCAGGAAGCCGTCGACGAGCTATCCGAAAAGCTCAACAAGAACAAAGGGAAATAG
- a CDS encoding DUF1559 domain-containing protein, whose product MCNASCSLMGRLQRRGFTLVELLVVIAIIGVLIALLLPAVQQAREAARRMQCTNQQKQLALAMHNHHDTYGKLPAGSFNNSAWGRDSYSWYCYILPFIEENAMYEELNFDEKINGGASVRSYARMQLLDAMLCPSDDSKIQEVGADNWQNSLHNYVVCYGDSNFNSGTPWNVVDGYTGKAGMFVPEQAAGLRDCTDGLSHTLLFSEIITPSQEDYWSSIGRAQVAMGAGFTTFLTPNADANDRTNRCHLELGGALGQKCTQHADWDWGANVVAPRSWHPGGVNVALTDGSVRFVAETVNLTVWRGLGTRSGGEVLAEF is encoded by the coding sequence ATGTGCAACGCCTCTTGCAGCTTGATGGGTCGTCTTCAACGACGTGGTTTTACTCTGGTCGAACTCTTGGTGGTGATTGCCATTATCGGTGTTTTGATCGCCTTGCTATTGCCGGCCGTTCAACAGGCCCGTGAAGCGGCTCGCCGTATGCAGTGCACCAACCAACAAAAACAACTCGCTTTGGCGATGCACAACCATCACGATACGTACGGAAAGTTGCCTGCCGGTAGCTTTAATAATTCTGCTTGGGGACGCGATTCTTACTCGTGGTACTGCTACATTTTGCCGTTCATCGAAGAGAATGCGATGTACGAAGAACTGAATTTTGATGAGAAGATCAATGGCGGTGCTTCGGTTCGTAGCTACGCTCGGATGCAGCTGTTAGATGCGATGCTATGTCCCTCGGACGATTCCAAAATTCAGGAAGTGGGGGCCGACAACTGGCAGAACTCACTGCACAACTACGTTGTTTGCTATGGCGACTCAAACTTCAACTCAGGCACACCGTGGAACGTTGTCGACGGCTACACCGGCAAGGCCGGAATGTTTGTGCCTGAGCAGGCAGCAGGCCTGCGGGATTGTACCGACGGACTCTCGCATACGCTGTTGTTCTCGGAGATCATCACGCCGTCGCAAGAGGATTACTGGAGCAGCATCGGGCGTGCTCAAGTGGCAATGGGTGCCGGTTTCACCACATTTTTGACTCCCAATGCGGATGCGAACGATCGTACCAACCGCTGTCACTTGGAACTGGGGGGGGCGCTCGGCCAGAAGTGCACCCAGCATGCCGACTGGGACTGGGGAGCCAATGTGGTCGCCCCGCGCAGCTGGCATCCCGGGGGCGTGAACGTGGCTCTGACCGATGGGTCGGTCCGCTTCGTCGCCGAAACGGTCAATCTTACGGTGTGGCGTGGGCTGGGGACTCGCAGTGGTGGTGAAGTCTTAGCCGAGTTTTAG
- the ubiG gene encoding bifunctional 2-polyprenyl-6-hydroxyphenol methylase/3-demethylubiquinol 3-O-methyltransferase UbiG: protein MPAPTDTVIDNEVYSRIADTWWTEDSVLCLLRHHLNPCRFDYFDEVLEQRLGKKLANCRVLDVGCGGGFLTEEFAKRGCEVVGVDPSAESIEVARAHAIQSGLDITYHVGYAEHLPCDDASFDVICCCDVLEHVQDLEQVIADATRVLKPDGVYCFDTVNRTFISWLFYIKIAQEWSWTSYIPENLHDWRMFVRPKELTALFANNGMAAQDFVGMGPNINGLRVVQELRRLKTGKIDFRGFADQMKTIRTRDMACSYMGYATKV from the coding sequence ATGCCTGCTCCGACTGACACCGTGATTGATAACGAAGTCTATTCACGCATCGCCGATACGTGGTGGACCGAAGACTCAGTGCTTTGCCTGCTGCGGCACCACCTGAATCCATGCCGCTTTGATTACTTCGACGAAGTGCTCGAACAACGCCTGGGAAAGAAGCTGGCCAACTGCCGCGTGCTTGATGTAGGTTGCGGCGGCGGATTCCTGACCGAAGAGTTTGCCAAACGCGGATGCGAAGTGGTCGGTGTCGACCCCTCGGCCGAATCCATTGAAGTCGCTCGCGCACACGCGATTCAGTCGGGACTCGATATCACCTACCACGTTGGCTATGCCGAACACCTTCCTTGCGATGACGCCTCATTCGATGTCATCTGCTGCTGCGATGTCTTGGAACACGTGCAAGACCTAGAACAAGTTATTGCCGACGCGACGCGTGTCCTTAAGCCTGATGGCGTTTACTGCTTTGATACCGTAAACCGTACGTTCATCAGTTGGCTGTTCTATATCAAAATTGCCCAGGAATGGTCCTGGACATCCTATATCCCAGAAAACCTCCATGACTGGCGAATGTTTGTGCGACCGAAAGAACTGACGGCGTTATTCGCCAACAATGGCATGGCCGCACAAGACTTTGTGGGAATGGGGCCTAACATCAACGGCCTGCGTGTCGTCCAAGAACTGCGTCGTCTCAAGACGGGCAAGATCGATTTTCGCGGGTTTGCCGACCAGATGAAGACAATCCGGACTCGCGACATGGCCTGCTCGTACATGGGCTACGCAACCAAAGTGTGA